Genomic window (Pseudomonas sp. L5B5):
GCTGTCGATCTACCTGAAACTGGCCGACCAGCCCAACTCCTACCTCCTGGAGTCGGTGCAGGGCGGCGAGAAATGGGGACGTTATTCGATCATCGGTCTGCCGTGCCGCACCGTATTGCGGGTGCGCGGCTACCAGGCCAGCGTGACCCATGACGGCGAGGAGATCGAAACCTGCGAAGTGGCCGATCCGCTGGCCTTCGTCGAGGAGTTCAAGGCGCGCTACAACGTACCGACCATTGCCGGCCTGCCGCGTTTCAACGGCGGCCTGGTGGGCTACTTCGGTTATGACTGCGTGCGTTATGTGGAACCACGCCTGGGCCAGTGCCCGAATCCGGACCCGATAGGCGTGCCGGATATCCTGCTGATGGTTTCCGATGCGGTGGTGGTATTCGACAACCTGGCAGGCAAGATGCACGCGATCGTGCTGGCCGACCCGAGCCAGGACAACGCCTACGAGGCTGGCCAGGCGCGCTTGCAAGCGTTGCTCCAGCAACTGCGTCAGCCCATTACCCCCCGTTGCGGGCTGGACCTGGACCGGCCACCGGCTGCCGATCCGGTGTTCCGCTCCAGCTTCACCCAGGGTGACTATGAGCGGGCGGTGGAGACCATCAAGGAGTACATCCTGGCCGGCGACTGCATGCAGGTCGTGCCGTCCCAGCGCATGTCCATCGACTTCCAGGCGGCGCCCATCGATCTGTACCGGGCGCTGCGCTGCTTCAACCCGACCCCCTACATGTACTTCTTCAACTTCGGTGATTTCCATGTGGTGGGCAGCTCGCCAGAGGTGCTGGTGCGGGTCGAGGACAACCTCATTACCGTGCGGCCGATCGCGGGCACCCGTCCACGGGGCGCCACCGAGGACGCCGACCTGGCCCTGGAGCAGGACCTGCTGTCGGATGCCAAGGAAATTGCCGAACACTTGATGCTGATCGACCTGGGGCGCAACGACACTGGGCGGGTCTCGGAAATCGGCTCGGTGAAGCTCACCGAGAAGATGGTCATCGAGCGTTATTCCAACGTGATGCACATCGTGTCCAACGTCACCGGTCAATTGAAGGAAGGCCTGACGGCGATGGATGCGCTGCGAGCGATCCTGCCGGCCGGCACCTTGTCCGGCGCACCGAAGATCCGCGCCATGGAAATCATCGACGAACTGGAGCCGGTCAAGCGTGGAATCTATGGCGGCGCCGTGGGTTACTTCGCCTGGAACGGCAACATGGACACCGCGATCGCCATCCGCACGGCGGTGATCAAGGATGGCGAGCTGCATGTCCAGGCCGGCGGAGGCATCGTCGCCGACTCGGTACCGACCCTGGAGTGGGAAGAGACGCTGAACAAGCGTCGTGCAATGTTCCGTGCCGTGGCACTGGCTGAACAACCCCCCGCATCCAAGGCTTGAGGAGTTTCCACTATGTTGCTGATGATCGATAACTACGACTCCTTTACCTATAACGTCGTGCAGTACCTGGGTGAGCTGGGTGCCGAGGTGAAGGTGGTGCGCAATGATGAGTTGACCGTGGCCCAGATCGAAGCGCTCAAGCCCGAGCGCATCGTGGTCTCGCCCGGACCCTGCACGCCAACCGAGGCCGGTGTTTCTCTCGAGGCGATCAAGCATTTCGCCGGCAAGCTGCCGATCCTGGGCGTCTGCCTGGGCCACCAGTCCATCGGCCAGGCCTTTGGCGGCCAGGTGGTGCGGGCCCGCCAGGTGATGCACGGCAAGACCAGCCCGGTGTTTCATCGCGACCAGGGTGTGTTCAGCGGCCTGAACATGCCGCTGACCGTGACGCGCTACCACTCGCTGGTGGTCAAGCACGAAACCTTGCCCGAGTGCCTCGAGGTCACCGCCTGGACCCAGCTGGACGACGGCTCCGTTG
Coding sequences:
- the trpE gene encoding anthranilate synthase component I; this encodes MIREEFLRLAAAGYNRIPLACETIADFDTPLSIYLKLADQPNSYLLESVQGGEKWGRYSIIGLPCRTVLRVRGYQASVTHDGEEIETCEVADPLAFVEEFKARYNVPTIAGLPRFNGGLVGYFGYDCVRYVEPRLGQCPNPDPIGVPDILLMVSDAVVVFDNLAGKMHAIVLADPSQDNAYEAGQARLQALLQQLRQPITPRCGLDLDRPPAADPVFRSSFTQGDYERAVETIKEYILAGDCMQVVPSQRMSIDFQAAPIDLYRALRCFNPTPYMYFFNFGDFHVVGSSPEVLVRVEDNLITVRPIAGTRPRGATEDADLALEQDLLSDAKEIAEHLMLIDLGRNDTGRVSEIGSVKLTEKMVIERYSNVMHIVSNVTGQLKEGLTAMDALRAILPAGTLSGAPKIRAMEIIDELEPVKRGIYGGAVGYFAWNGNMDTAIAIRTAVIKDGELHVQAGGGIVADSVPTLEWEETLNKRRAMFRAVALAEQPPASKA
- a CDS encoding aminodeoxychorismate/anthranilate synthase component II, which gives rise to MLLMIDNYDSFTYNVVQYLGELGAEVKVVRNDELTVAQIEALKPERIVVSPGPCTPTEAGVSLEAIKHFAGKLPILGVCLGHQSIGQAFGGQVVRARQVMHGKTSPVFHRDQGVFSGLNMPLTVTRYHSLVVKHETLPECLEVTAWTQLDDGSVDEIMGLRHKTLNIEGVQFHPESILTEQGHELFANFLKQSGGTR